The following proteins come from a genomic window of Maribacter sp. HTCC2170:
- a CDS encoding ABC transporter permease → MINWKVILNISKTHLLTRIKQSSIAALGVTFGIGTFIILVSFMTGLNGLLDGLILNRTPHVHIYNEIKPSVTQPLDLYDKIENSFKIIYSIKPKFTQSKIHNALPLMQTLKSNPDVKGAIPQLKSQIFYISGSIELGGNLVGIDVLEEVRLFNFGDYIVKGSPEALNNYDNGILIGAGVAKKMSLDIGNTVQVSTVRGDLFPLKIVGIYQSGLADIDNIQSFATLKTVQKLLGEPKNYFTDINVKLFDIENAVPMARNIENQFDLTAVDIKAANAQFETGTSIRNLITYAVSITLLIVAGFGIYNILNMLIYEKMNDIAILKATGFSGRDVQYIFISQAILIGLVGGVLGLVIGYSISVVIDNLPFETEALPTIKTFPVNYNPWYYIIGITFAMISTFLAGYLPSKKARKIDPVEIIRGQ, encoded by the coding sequence ATGATCAATTGGAAGGTCATATTGAATATTTCTAAAACCCACCTCCTAACCAGGATCAAACAATCGAGTATTGCCGCATTGGGAGTTACCTTTGGCATAGGGACTTTTATCATTTTAGTAAGTTTCATGACGGGTCTGAATGGATTGTTGGATGGGCTCATCTTGAACCGAACGCCCCATGTTCATATTTACAATGAAATTAAGCCCTCGGTAACCCAACCACTTGACCTTTACGATAAAATAGAGAACAGTTTCAAAATCATCTACTCGATTAAGCCAAAATTCACCCAATCAAAAATTCACAATGCCCTTCCTCTTATGCAGACGTTAAAAAGCAATCCTGATGTAAAAGGTGCAATTCCCCAATTAAAGTCGCAGATTTTTTACATTTCGGGATCTATTGAATTGGGCGGTAATCTTGTAGGTATTGATGTGTTGGAAGAAGTACGCCTTTTCAATTTCGGGGATTATATTGTAAAAGGAAGCCCAGAAGCACTGAACAATTATGACAATGGTATTTTAATAGGTGCTGGTGTTGCCAAAAAAATGTCTTTGGATATTGGTAATACCGTACAGGTAAGCACCGTACGTGGAGATCTGTTTCCGCTTAAAATAGTCGGGATCTATCAAAGTGGGTTGGCCGATATAGACAATATTCAGAGCTTTGCAACCCTAAAAACAGTACAAAAGCTTTTGGGCGAGCCTAAGAACTATTTTACCGATATCAATGTTAAATTATTTGACATTGAAAATGCAGTTCCAATGGCACGGAACATTGAAAATCAGTTTGACTTAACTGCAGTTGATATAAAAGCCGCAAATGCCCAATTTGAAACAGGAACATCCATCAGAAATCTTATTACCTATGCGGTATCGATAACTTTATTGATTGTAGCTGGTTTCGGCATTTACAATATTTTGAATATGCTCATTTATGAAAAAATGAATGATATAGCCATTTTAAAGGCTACCGGGTTCTCAGGTCGCGATGTGCAATATATTTTTATCAGTCAAGCAATACTCATAGGTTTAGTTGGTGGTGTTCTTGGGCTTGTTATCGGTTATTCAATTTCAGTGGTTATAGACAACCTGCCCTTTGAAACAGAGGCACTGCCAACAATTAAAACCTTCCCCGTGAATTACAATCCTTGGTACTACATAATAGGAATCACTTTTGCGATGATTTCAACGTTTTTGGCAGGCTATCTACCTTCTAAAAAAGCACGGAAAATAGACCCGGTTGAAATAATTAGAGGACAATAG
- a CDS encoding ABC transporter ATP-binding protein: protein MENNIILEAQNINKYFREPVLFHVLKDINFTIKHGEFVSIMGKSGCGKSTLLYILSTMDTDYEGNLFLNGEIVTGKHHEELAKIRNKNIGFVFQFHYLLSEFTVLENVMLPAKKLGLKSLQEIEHDAMEKLKLLDIEDQALKLASRISGGQKQRVAIARALINDPAIIMGDEPTGNLDSHNSQNVMRIFKDLAAERNLSLLVVTHDHDFADNTDRIIEMGDGHIISQ, encoded by the coding sequence ATGGAGAACAACATAATATTGGAAGCGCAAAACATTAACAAGTACTTTAGGGAACCTGTTCTTTTCCATGTATTAAAAGATATCAACTTCACTATAAAACATGGGGAGTTTGTATCTATAATGGGTAAATCGGGCTGTGGTAAATCAACGCTATTGTACATTCTTTCCACAATGGATACCGATTATGAGGGCAATCTTTTTTTAAATGGGGAAATAGTTACAGGAAAGCATCATGAAGAACTTGCCAAAATTCGAAACAAGAATATTGGCTTCGTTTTTCAATTTCATTATTTGCTCTCAGAATTCACGGTATTGGAAAACGTAATGCTACCAGCTAAAAAGTTGGGGCTAAAATCATTGCAGGAAATAGAGCATGATGCTATGGAAAAGCTGAAGTTACTGGATATAGAGGATCAAGCTTTAAAATTGGCGTCCAGAATTTCTGGTGGGCAGAAGCAGCGTGTGGCAATTGCAAGGGCACTGATTAATGACCCGGCAATTATAATGGGCGATGAACCAACCGGAAACCTGGACAGTCATAATTCGCAAAATGTTATGAGAATTTTCAAAGATCTCGCAGCGGAAAGGAACCTTTCCCTATTGGTTGTGACACACGATCACGATTTTGCCGATAATACAGACCGTATTATTGAAATGGGCGACGGTCATATAATTAGCCAATAA
- a CDS encoding universal stress protein, translating into MKKILIPIDFSDFSEYALEVAAKLARKFNADLVVLHMLGLSEAVFTKDEAQEFMEAQYYMKLAKKRFDEFLDRPFLKGIRVYETVQNYKDFNEINNIVKEQFIDLVVMGSHGTSGLNELFLGSNTEKVVRTCDTPVLIIKKRRKDFNIKEAIFASDFEVENIPAYTEAMRFFDKLEANVHLVYVNRANQYFRSSEEIDKQMQLFLRTAHHSSIPEGRKVKVVNDYSVEEGIYNYAKNIDANIIALPTHGRKGLSHFFKGSIGEDIANHADLPVLTFKL; encoded by the coding sequence ATGAAAAAAATACTTATACCTATAGATTTTTCCGATTTTTCAGAATATGCCCTAGAAGTTGCAGCCAAATTGGCGAGAAAGTTCAATGCTGATTTAGTGGTTCTTCATATGTTAGGACTCTCAGAAGCAGTTTTCACAAAGGATGAAGCCCAAGAGTTCATGGAAGCTCAATATTACATGAAATTGGCCAAAAAGAGGTTTGATGAATTTTTGGATAGACCCTTTTTAAAAGGAATCCGGGTTTATGAAACTGTCCAGAATTATAAAGATTTCAATGAAATAAACAATATAGTAAAAGAACAATTTATCGATTTAGTGGTTATGGGATCCCATGGTACCAGCGGGTTAAATGAATTGTTCCTAGGTTCCAATACCGAGAAGGTGGTACGCACCTGTGATACTCCAGTTTTGATCATTAAAAAAAGGAGAAAGGATTTTAATATTAAGGAAGCCATTTTCGCCAGTGATTTCGAAGTTGAAAACATTCCGGCTTATACAGAGGCCATGAGATTTTTTGATAAACTTGAGGCCAATGTTCATTTGGTTTATGTAAATCGGGCCAACCAATATTTTAGAAGCTCTGAAGAAATAGATAAACAGATGCAACTGTTCTTGAGGACAGCTCATCACAGCTCAATTCCTGAAGGCCGAAAGGTGAAGGTAGTCAACGATTATAGTGTTGAAGAAGGTATTTATAATTATGCCAAAAATATAGACGCCAATATTATTGCATTGCCAACACATGGTAGAAAAGGGCTTTCACACTTTTTTAAAGGCAGTATAGGTGAGGATATAGCAAATCATGCAGATTTGCCGGTGCTTACTTTTAAGCTCTAA
- the hpf gene encoding ribosome hibernation-promoting factor, HPF/YfiA family, whose translation MTIDIQYVQMPTSEAMNELLSAKLDRLATKYDWIIRAQVHFKQENDPTGKGKICEMELSAPGPRIFAQSNEDDFEKAAAKTIKDLEKQLSKRKAIMNKR comes from the coding sequence ATGACAATAGATATTCAATATGTTCAAATGCCTACTAGTGAAGCTATGAATGAGCTTCTATCTGCTAAATTAGACCGACTAGCTACAAAATATGATTGGATTATTAGAGCCCAGGTTCATTTTAAACAGGAAAATGATCCAACAGGAAAAGGGAAGATTTGTGAAATGGAATTAAGTGCTCCAGGCCCTAGGATTTTTGCCCAATCAAATGAAGATGATTTTGAAAAGGCCGCCGCCAAAACTATTAAGGATTTGGAAAAACAATTGAGTAAAAGAAAAGCTATAATGAATAAACGCTAG
- a CDS encoding UDP-glucose--hexose-1-phosphate uridylyltransferase, which produces MDIDFNENPHRRFNILTGEWILVSPHRTKRPWQGKTEKASLDSKPKYDPKCYLCPTNGRMGGANNPDYKKPFSFVNDFSALLQDVEEKKYKNGLLYAESESGICKVVCFSPDHSLTLPLMSTEEIADVISLWQQEYKELGENESINHVQIFENKGDVMGCSNPHPHGQIWAQRNVPQEVQKKSNRLLDYWQENNRSILEDYLVQELELDERILLENEHFVSLIPYWAVWPYETMIVPKRRIPHIGDLSEDEKQSYAEILRKTTIRLDNIFQTSFPYSAGIHQAPTDGEEHPEWHLHMSFYPPLLRSATVKKFMVGYEMFANPQRDITAEQAANTIKALSDVHYSKSI; this is translated from the coding sequence ATGGATATTGATTTCAACGAAAACCCGCATAGAAGGTTCAATATATTAACCGGGGAATGGATATTGGTTTCCCCCCATAGAACCAAAAGGCCATGGCAGGGAAAGACTGAAAAAGCCTCGTTGGATTCCAAACCAAAATATGACCCAAAATGCTATCTGTGTCCCACCAACGGTAGAATGGGTGGAGCTAATAATCCCGATTATAAAAAACCATTTTCATTTGTGAATGATTTTTCGGCTTTATTGCAAGATGTTGAGGAAAAAAAATATAAGAACGGATTGCTGTATGCAGAGTCTGAGTCTGGCATATGTAAGGTGGTTTGTTTCTCTCCTGACCATTCGCTTACCTTGCCTTTGATGTCTACCGAAGAAATTGCTGATGTGATTTCACTTTGGCAACAGGAATATAAAGAACTTGGTGAGAATGAGAGTATTAACCATGTACAGATCTTTGAAAACAAAGGGGATGTCATGGGATGCAGTAATCCTCATCCACATGGTCAAATATGGGCGCAACGTAATGTGCCACAAGAAGTACAAAAGAAATCAAATAGATTATTGGACTATTGGCAAGAAAACAACCGAAGTATATTAGAAGATTATCTTGTGCAAGAACTTGAATTGGATGAGCGAATACTCTTGGAAAATGAGCATTTTGTGTCATTGATTCCGTACTGGGCAGTTTGGCCTTATGAAACCATGATTGTTCCCAAAAGACGAATTCCCCATATTGGAGACCTTTCAGAGGATGAAAAACAATCCTATGCAGAAATCTTACGTAAAACAACAATTCGTTTAGATAACATTTTCCAAACTTCATTTCCGTATTCTGCTGGTATTCATCAAGCGCCAACAGATGGGGAAGAGCATCCTGAATGGCACCTTCATATGTCATTTTATCCGCCTCTTTTGCGATCTGCGACCGTTAAGAAATTTATGGTAGGGTATGAAATGTTTGCCAACCCACAACGTGACATAACCGCTGAGCAAGCGGCGAATACCATTAAGGCTTTATCAGACGTGCATTATAGTAAGTCTATATAG
- the galK gene encoding galactokinase yields the protein MQFLESFSPDLTVDSPGRINIIGEHTDYNMGYVLPTAIENKITFQFQKNGSEKTCHVYSKGYDTGFELSLDNLEISKIEWENYILGVLNEISKRTDKVRGFDCVLESHVPIGSGVSSSAALECGLAFGLNEMFDLGLSRMDIVELSQAAEHTYAGTKCGIMDQFASVMSKEGHVILLDCESMDYSYIPINIQPYKIVLLNTNVSHNLASGEYNVRRAQCEEGVAILQKKYPEVKSLRNADMDMLNSVKNELNPVVYNRCSYIINEKTRVLDAVEALKNDDLEKVGELLYETHEGLSKMYEVSCPELDFLVEFSKKYDTVLGARMMGGGFGGCTINLVHEDAIEAYVSEASKAYKEACNLDLTSFEASPSRGTSILKK from the coding sequence ATGCAGTTTTTAGAGAGTTTTAGTCCGGATCTTACAGTTGATTCGCCGGGCCGAATAAATATTATCGGAGAACATACTGACTATAATATGGGGTATGTATTGCCAACTGCAATTGAAAATAAAATTACCTTTCAATTTCAGAAAAACGGATCCGAAAAAACATGCCATGTATATAGTAAGGGCTATGATACAGGTTTTGAACTTTCATTAGATAATCTTGAAATAAGTAAGATAGAATGGGAGAACTACATTTTGGGTGTTTTAAATGAGATTTCTAAGCGAACTGATAAAGTAAGAGGCTTTGATTGTGTCTTAGAAAGTCATGTTCCTATAGGTTCTGGTGTAAGTTCCTCTGCGGCTCTGGAATGTGGACTTGCTTTTGGACTCAATGAAATGTTCGATTTAGGATTAAGTAGAATGGATATTGTGGAACTTTCCCAGGCCGCTGAACATACATATGCAGGGACCAAATGCGGTATCATGGATCAATTTGCTTCAGTCATGAGCAAAGAGGGTCATGTGATTCTTTTAGATTGCGAATCCATGGATTATTCGTATATACCTATTAACATTCAGCCGTACAAAATTGTGTTGTTGAACACGAATGTTTCTCACAATTTGGCCTCAGGAGAATATAATGTTAGAAGAGCGCAATGTGAAGAAGGGGTAGCTATACTTCAGAAAAAATATCCCGAAGTAAAATCTTTGAGAAATGCCGATATGGATATGTTGAATTCAGTTAAAAATGAATTGAACCCTGTAGTTTATAATCGCTGTTCTTATATAATTAATGAGAAAACCCGTGTATTGGATGCTGTTGAAGCTCTCAAAAACGATGACCTGGAAAAAGTGGGGGAGTTGTTGTACGAAACGCATGAGGGGCTTAGCAAAATGTACGAGGTAAGTTGCCCTGAGCTAGATTTCCTTGTTGAGTTTTCTAAAAAATATGATACTGTATTGGGAGCAAGGATGATGGGCGGTGGTTTTGGAGGTTGTACAATTAATCTTGTTCATGAAGATGCAATTGAGGCATATGTTAGTGAAGCTTCAAAGGCTTATAAAGAAGCATGTAATTTAGATTTAACTTCGTTCGAAGCTAGTCCCAGCCGTGGAACGTCAATCTTAAAAAAATAA
- a CDS encoding aldose epimerase family protein, with product MKNNTIIYISIFFILLSTGSCGEKKKTSKTNSSKENITDSGITFNDFETSIDGIDTGLYVLKNKNGVEATFSNYGQRLITLLTPDKNGKMEDIVLGYSTLDKYQEGNGGYFGSVIGRYGNRIAKGKFKIDGIEYELAQNNNGNHLHGGLKGFESVVWNVDSVSQNFIRFKRTSPDMEEGYPGNLKVSVDYTLTDDNELRIEYAATTDKKTHVNLTHHSFFNLKGEGNGSINNHILQINASSITAVDKGLIPTGELMSVAGTPFDFNTPKTIQSGLDKEHEQLNLGGGYDHNFVLDQSKKNNEGLLIAAKVHEPESGRIIEVFTSEPGIQFYGGNFMDGKTIGKNGGSYDYRGAICLETQHFPDSPNKNNFPSTLLEPGEVYSSICVYKFSVK from the coding sequence ATGAAAAATAACACTATTATTTATATAAGTATTTTTTTTATTCTATTGTCTACTGGAAGTTGTGGTGAAAAAAAGAAAACGAGCAAAACAAATTCAAGCAAAGAAAATATAACGGATTCTGGAATAACGTTTAATGATTTTGAAACATCAATTGATGGTATAGATACAGGGCTTTATGTTTTGAAAAACAAGAATGGTGTCGAAGCGACATTCTCAAATTATGGCCAACGTTTGATAACCCTCTTAACTCCAGATAAAAATGGAAAAATGGAGGATATTGTTTTGGGCTATTCCACTTTGGACAAATACCAGGAAGGAAACGGCGGGTATTTTGGGTCGGTAATTGGCAGGTATGGTAATAGAATAGCTAAAGGCAAATTTAAAATTGACGGCATCGAATACGAACTAGCTCAAAATAACAACGGTAATCACCTTCATGGTGGTCTAAAAGGTTTTGAATCAGTAGTTTGGAATGTTGACTCGGTCTCCCAAAATTTTATCCGTTTTAAAAGAACCTCACCAGATATGGAAGAAGGTTATCCTGGGAACCTAAAAGTAAGTGTTGATTATACCTTGACTGATGATAATGAGCTACGAATTGAATACGCTGCAACAACAGATAAAAAGACACATGTAAATCTTACTCACCATTCATTTTTCAATCTAAAAGGTGAGGGCAATGGCTCTATAAATAACCATATTTTACAAATAAACGCTTCTAGCATTACAGCTGTAGATAAAGGATTGATACCTACCGGTGAATTAATGTCTGTTGCGGGTACACCTTTCGATTTTAACACTCCTAAAACCATTCAATCAGGGCTTGACAAAGAACATGAACAATTGAATTTGGGCGGTGGTTATGACCACAATTTTGTTTTGGATCAGTCTAAAAAAAATAACGAAGGCTTATTGATAGCTGCAAAGGTTCATGAACCAGAGAGTGGTCGCATTATAGAAGTTTTCACAAGCGAACCTGGCATACAGTTCTATGGAGGTAATTTCATGGATGGAAAAACAATAGGTAAGAATGGGGGTAGCTATGATTACAGAGGAGCTATTTGTTTAGAAACCCAACATTTTCCAGATTCTCCGAACAAGAACAACTTCCCCTCAACCTTATTAGAGCCTGGGGAAGTATATTCTTCAATTTGTGTTTATAAATTTTCGGTAAAATAG
- a CDS encoding arylsulfatase: MNVSKQLLSLLLVGTIVLSCKDRTQEEKQTTKVEKPNIIYILADDLGYAEVGAYGQEKIETPNIDALAKNGMMFTQHYSSAPVCAPARYMLMTGQHAGHAYIRSNSEWKERGEVWNYRAMAKDSTLEGQGPMPANTITMAKRLQDVGYTTGLVGKWGLGAPHTESIPNNMGFDFFYGYNCQRQAHTYYPLFLYKNRNRVHLENDTVAPNTKLIKGANPNDPKNYEPFTLNEYSPDLMFQELTNFVDNNKEKPFFLYWATPIPHVALQADNKWLEHYKEKFGTEEPYLGQMGYFPHQNPRAAYAAMVSYLDENIGKLIQQLKDEGIYDNTLIVFTSDNGPSYAGGADPEFFESAEPFEGEYGRGKGYLYEGGIRVPMIASWAGKIEPGSKSDHISAHYDMLATFGDVAGYELPEGSDGISILPSLLSKDKQEEHEYMYWEFPSYGGQIAIRMGDWKVIRQNLKDKKKEATIELYNLKDDPTETTNIANEHPEILAKAAKIFDQDRTSPELEHFKMPLVADGLLNE; this comes from the coding sequence ATGAATGTATCTAAACAGCTATTGTCCCTACTTTTGGTAGGGACAATTGTTTTATCCTGTAAGGACAGAACACAAGAGGAAAAACAAACAACGAAAGTTGAAAAGCCAAACATCATTTACATTTTGGCAGATGATTTAGGTTATGCCGAGGTTGGCGCCTATGGTCAAGAAAAGATTGAAACACCCAATATTGATGCACTGGCTAAAAACGGAATGATGTTTACACAACATTACTCTAGTGCACCTGTTTGCGCACCTGCCCGTTATATGTTAATGACAGGACAACATGCTGGTCATGCCTACATTCGTAGCAATTCAGAGTGGAAAGAAAGGGGAGAAGTCTGGAATTATCGGGCTATGGCCAAAGATTCTACTTTGGAAGGTCAAGGGCCTATGCCGGCCAATACCATCACCATGGCAAAAAGATTGCAGGATGTTGGCTATACAACTGGATTGGTAGGTAAATGGGGACTAGGAGCACCTCATACAGAATCAATTCCCAACAATATGGGATTCGATTTCTTCTATGGTTACAACTGTCAAAGACAGGCACATACTTATTATCCTTTGTTCCTATACAAAAACCGTAACAGAGTGCATTTGGAGAACGATACAGTGGCACCAAATACTAAATTGATAAAAGGGGCCAATCCCAATGATCCAAAAAATTATGAACCTTTTACCTTAAATGAGTATTCTCCTGATCTAATGTTCCAAGAGCTGACCAATTTTGTTGACAATAATAAAGAGAAACCTTTCTTTTTGTATTGGGCTACGCCTATTCCTCATGTTGCTTTACAAGCGGACAATAAGTGGTTAGAACATTATAAAGAAAAATTTGGTACTGAAGAACCTTATTTGGGTCAAATGGGATACTTTCCGCATCAAAACCCTAGAGCAGCATATGCGGCAATGGTTTCTTATTTGGATGAGAATATTGGTAAACTGATTCAACAGTTAAAAGATGAAGGCATCTATGACAATACATTGATTGTTTTTACTTCAGATAATGGCCCATCATATGCAGGTGGTGCCGATCCTGAGTTTTTTGAAAGTGCGGAACCTTTTGAAGGTGAGTATGGTCGTGGAAAAGGTTATTTATATGAGGGTGGTATTAGAGTACCAATGATTGCTTCTTGGGCCGGTAAAATTGAACCAGGTAGTAAAAGTGATCATATTTCGGCACACTATGATATGTTGGCCACTTTTGGGGATGTTGCTGGATATGAATTACCAGAAGGTTCAGATGGTATAAGTATCTTACCATCATTACTTTCAAAAGATAAACAAGAAGAACATGAATACATGTACTGGGAATTTCCAAGCTATGGAGGACAAATAGCAATTAGAATGGGCGATTGGAAGGTTATTAGACAAAACTTGAAAGATAAAAAGAAAGAGGCCACCATTGAATTGTACAACCTAAAGGACGACCCAACTGAAACTACCAATATAGCTAATGAACATCCGGAAATTTTAGCAAAAGCCGCTAAAATATTTGATCAGGACAGAACTTCTCCAGAGTTGGAACATTTTAAAATGCCTCTTGTTGCAGATGGTTTGTTAAATGAATAA
- a CDS encoding Gfo/Idh/MocA family protein produces the protein MKNTNKDKNRVLANENSRRTFVKNTALLSGAAMVLPTFQMDAMVNVFNDKKLKIALVGCGGRGTGAAVQALKADENVELVAMADAFEDRLKGSLMNISKEMGETKKVNVKDEHQFVGFDGAKKAMDLADVVILATPPGFRPEHFEYAINNGKHVFMEKPVATDVPGVRKVLAAAKKAKENKLNVVVGLQRHYQSSYLAAMEQLKQDKIGKIVSGQVYWNSAGVWVRERQPGQSELEYQMRNWYYFNWLCGDHILEQHIHNIDVANWFIGETPISAQGMGGRQVRTGKDHGEIFDHHFVEYTYPSGAVIASQCRHQPDTMRKVSEFFQGTKGTVSTAGDRAELKDWDGNSLFNHRGKDDPNPYQVEHDKLFASIRSGGVISDGEHGAKSTMSAIIGRMATYSGQVITWEEAMKSELVLVPDGLTWDSPAPVQPNAEGWYNIPTPGKSIVM, from the coding sequence ATGAAGAATACGAACAAAGACAAGAACAGGGTTCTTGCAAATGAAAATTCAAGAAGAACCTTTGTAAAAAATACAGCTTTACTCTCTGGAGCAGCAATGGTATTACCAACTTTTCAAATGGATGCAATGGTAAACGTATTTAATGATAAGAAACTTAAAATCGCTTTAGTAGGTTGTGGTGGTAGAGGAACCGGAGCTGCTGTACAAGCATTGAAAGCTGATGAGAACGTTGAGCTTGTTGCAATGGCCGATGCTTTTGAAGATAGATTAAAAGGTAGTCTTATGAACATTTCCAAAGAAATGGGAGAGACTAAAAAAGTAAATGTAAAGGACGAACATCAATTCGTTGGTTTTGATGGCGCCAAAAAAGCTATGGATTTGGCCGATGTTGTAATATTGGCAACTCCTCCTGGTTTTAGACCCGAACATTTTGAATATGCCATAAACAATGGCAAACATGTTTTTATGGAAAAGCCTGTTGCTACTGATGTTCCTGGAGTTCGTAAGGTATTGGCGGCCGCTAAAAAGGCAAAAGAGAATAAATTGAATGTTGTTGTGGGTCTTCAAAGACACTACCAGTCAAGTTATTTGGCTGCAATGGAACAATTGAAACAAGACAAAATAGGTAAGATTGTTTCCGGTCAGGTATATTGGAACAGTGCAGGGGTTTGGGTACGTGAAAGACAACCTGGACAATCTGAATTGGAATACCAAATGCGAAACTGGTATTACTTTAACTGGTTATGTGGTGATCATATCTTAGAACAGCATATCCATAATATTGATGTGGCAAACTGGTTTATTGGTGAAACTCCAATTTCTGCACAAGGCATGGGTGGAAGACAAGTAAGAACTGGCAAAGATCATGGTGAGATTTTTGACCATCATTTTGTTGAGTATACATATCCAAGTGGGGCAGTTATTGCCAGCCAATGTAGACATCAACCAGATACTATGCGTAAGGTTTCAGAGTTCTTCCAAGGAACTAAAGGCACGGTATCCACAGCAGGTGACAGGGCTGAATTGAAAGATTGGGATGGTAACTCTCTCTTTAACCACAGAGGAAAAGATGATCCTAACCCTTATCAAGTTGAACATGACAAATTATTCGCTTCAATAAGAAGTGGTGGAGTAATCAGTGATGGTGAACATGGTGCTAAGAGTACCATGAGTGCGATTATTGGTAGAATGGCTACCTATTCTGGTCAAGTAATTACTTGGGAAGAAGCAATGAAATCTGAATTGGTACTAGTTCCTGACGGTTTGACCTGGGATTCTCCAGCACCAGTACAGCCTAATGCCGAAGGATGGTATAACATTCCAACCCCAGGAAAATCAATCGTTATGTAA
- a CDS encoding sterol desaturase family protein: protein MDAFIDFFANLTSLQKLIWIISMMTIFWVLEGAYPLRKFDYKKWEHAKPNFILLATTIFINVLFGLATVGVFNWLDESQFGLLNMVELPVWVEMILAVLLLDFLAQYVVHYMLHKLPFMWRFHTVHHSDTNVDVTSGTRHHPIDFIFRETFALLAIVIAGLPLSFYVFYRILTILFTYFSHANMKLPLWLDKAISLVFISPNTHKFHHHYEMPWTDTNYGNIFSIWDRIFGTFIYHNPYDIVYGLDILDKEKSNDIIYQLKIPFTYSKKDA from the coding sequence ATGGATGCATTTATTGACTTTTTTGCTAACCTGACCAGTCTTCAAAAGTTGATTTGGATTATTAGTATGATGACAATTTTTTGGGTGCTTGAAGGAGCCTATCCACTTCGAAAATTCGATTATAAAAAATGGGAGCATGCCAAACCCAATTTTATTTTGTTGGCGACTACGATTTTTATCAATGTATTATTTGGGCTAGCGACTGTAGGCGTCTTCAATTGGTTGGATGAAAGTCAATTTGGACTGTTGAACATGGTAGAATTACCCGTGTGGGTAGAAATGATATTGGCCGTCTTATTATTGGATTTTCTAGCGCAATATGTAGTACACTATATGCTGCATAAATTGCCTTTTATGTGGCGTTTTCACACGGTTCACCATAGCGATACCAATGTGGATGTAACTTCGGGGACGCGGCATCACCCGATTGATTTTATTTTTAGGGAAACTTTTGCCTTACTGGCAATTGTAATAGCCGGCCTTCCTTTGTCTTTTTACGTATTCTATAGAATTTTAACCATTCTTTTTACATATTTTTCACATGCCAATATGAAGTTACCACTATGGCTTGATAAGGCTATAAGTTTAGTGTTTATATCTCCAAACACCCATAAATTTCACCATCATTATGAGATGCCTTGGACTGACACTAATTATGGGAATATCTTTTCGATCTGGGATAGAATATTTGGAACGTTCATTTATCATAATCCGTATGATATTGTCTATGGCCTTGATATATTGGACAAAGAAAAATCTAACGACATCATATACCAACTAAAAATACCTTTTACCTATTCCAAAAAGGATGCATAA